The Vibrio gazogenes DNA segment TTGGCCTCAAAACGCAGCAGGGCGTGGAAGTTTTTATTCATATTGGTATGGATATGGCCAAACTGGAAGGGATACATTTTTCCGCTGCTTTGCAAAAAGGAACGCAAGTAAAACGCGGACAACCGATTATCTTTTTTGATCATGTGGCGGTTTCCGGGATGGGATATGATCTGGAAACAGTGGTGATTATCAAAAACTCAGCAGCGTTTGATGACGTAATATGCCATGCTCAAAAGGGCGATCCGATTGAACATGGCGCGATATTACTGACCATCCGGGACGAAAGTTGACGACTACAGTTGCAGTCGTTTTTTCAGTGAGGGATAGGCATTGGTTGCTTTGGCATAAAACAGCTTGAGCCCCGAACAAAGATAACTGAGCCCGGCTTCACCGTCCGGTGTGCGGATGAAGCGACTTTTCGGGCACTCTCCCCAGCATAAATTGAGGAAGAAACATTGATTACAATGTTTTGGCAGAGACTCAAATTTAGCAAAGCCAAATTTTTTCTGCGCTGCAGAGAACACCAAATCGCCTTGATGCGTGTGTTGAATATTGCCCAGCTTATATTCGGGATAGACGAAGTGGTCACACGAATAAATATCACCATTGTGTTCAATCGCAACGGCCTTACCGCAGACTTGAGCATTCACACATTTCTGTGGTCCGTGGTTGAACATGATTGAGATGACATTTTCAAATTGATCGACAAAGGTTCGGCCAAAATCACGCTGAAACCATTCATCCCAAATCGTACACAGAAAGTTACCCCAATCGATCGGATCGACACTCCAGTCGGTCACGACGGAGTCTTCATTGCCGGGTCTTGCTGCCGGAGAAGAAATTAAAGGGAGTTTATCCGGATCCCACTGTCCCGGTGCGACTGATTCAAAATCTTTGGTTTCGATACCGGGGATGAATTGAATGATGTTCGGTTTTACCTGATCCCGGAGGAAGCGATAAACGGCTAACGGTTGTTGTGCATTGTCCCGGTTCACCACACACAGTGCATTAAACGAAATGCCGTATTGGTGAAGCAGCGCCACTTTTTCCATGACTTTTGCATGTGTCGGCATTTTGGTTTTGGTGTAACGATAACGATCATGAAATTCTGCCGGACCGTCGATCGACAGACCGACAAGGAAATCATGTTCCTTTAAAAACTGACACCATTCATCATTCAGAAGCAGGCCATTGGTTTGTAAATCGTTATATACGATTTGATCCGGGCGCTTATATTTTTGTTGTATGCTGACCACCCGTTTGTAGAAGTCGAGCCCCGCGAGTGTCGGCTCTCCCCCTTGCCAGGTGAAATCGACACTGGGACCGGTATTGGCTTCCATGTATTGCCGGATATGAAGTTCCAGTAAGTCCGGGGCCATTCTGGGACGTTTGGACTGATTCAAGAGCTGCTCTTTATGCAGATAAAAGCAATACGTACAATCCAGATTACATAACGATCCTGTTGGTTTAACCATGTTGTGATAGCTGTAGTAATCATCATCACCGAGCTTTGGTAAGTGCAGGGAAGGCCCCGCTTGCGGTGACGGATCAACAATATTGATGGGGATGGTGTGGTCATTCATGACATGGCTCTCTGAATTATCGTTATCAAAAATGTGGATAAAAAAAACCTAAACAACTCAACACCCGCAATGGATGCTGACTTATTTAGGTTTTGCCTGATATGAACAGTAACAATCCTAGCTTTGTTCTCATCTTTATTGGCCGTGTCTTTGAGCATTTCATGCTAGCCAAGACGATATTGACAGACATGATGATTGGAGGACAGAGCCAGACTAAGAGCATAAACATACCCACCCGTAGATAGCAACATCTGTGACGAGGTAAACACTGTATTTGATCACAGATATCGTATTGCAGGCGTGTTTTTTGGGTTGTTTATCACATAAGGGTGGACGTGCTATTGGTGTGTTACACAGTATTGAGCATGTTTGGATATCAATCATGACCGGTCTGTATTTTGGCCTTAACCACCGATAGCTACGAGTATCATCCTCAATTTGCCGAAGTGCCGGTTCTGAGCACGCAAGAGCGAACCTTTCACGGCTATGAGCGAGCCAATGGCGATCGTCCAATCGTGCGAATTACATCTTGGTTTTTTTTGGGCCGTGTAGGAACAATACCCTTCGATACTGACTATTGTTCAGGTTAATTTCTATACTAATTGATCGAATTCACAACTCTCATCTGATCGTATTGACCAATAGAATAAGCAGAATTATGGTGTGGTTATTAATCAATGTATTATTAAATCCAAGGCAGTTGATCACCTTGGTCAGCCCATGAGGCTAAAAGGATTGTTATCGCGAAAGCGAGCAAAACCTGATTTCACTCATTCCGAAATAGTATTTGGTGAGTGGTCAGGTTTTTTTTATATATAAAATTCAGTTTTTCGTTATTTCTCGGGATTGTTACCACTGACAGGGCAAAACCCAGAGAGACCCAGCCGTATGGCATTTGGGGCTCTCTGGGTTTTTTTTATCAACATAAAAAATAATAAAATTCAACACGTGAAGGACTTACGATGAAAAAGAAAACGCTTACCATACTTATCCCATTGCTGCTTTCCTCGGCCGCATATGCAAAAAGTGACACCAATCCATGGGATTCAGACGTGGTCGAAAACTATCTGAATCCGAATAAAGGGGCTGAGATTAGCAAAATCAGTGATCCTGACAATAATTCGCGCTGGTATGCAACTGTACGTCTTAAAGGTAATGCTGAAATAGCTCGCGGTGATTCCGCTAAGAATCGCGAGAGTGCTTATTTACAGGGGAATCTACGTTTGCGTGGTAAAACCATGCTGACAAATGACGTGGGTTTTATTGGTGATTTCTGGCTCAAAGTGCAGGAAAACCACCGTAGAGTTGACGGTGTGACCGTCAGTAACTTTGAAGGTGATTTGGAAGATCGCGTTCTTTGGGAACAGTTCCGTTTTGGCTTTGAGTCGGACGAATACGGTGCACTGATGCTCGCTAAACATACGGCAACTTGGTCAGTATTTGCTACCGATATCGGTGTTCAGGGATTGTACGATACCCAGGGGGATGCGGGTGTTAAAAACTCGGACAAAATCATTTATAAAAACCAATTTGATAATAACCTCTTTTTAAATGCGAGTTACGACACTCAATCCTACATTATGGGGGTAGACCTTGGTTATCAGACGGCTGATTTCTATTCGTATGCCCCTGACTCATATGGTGTTTATGTTTCTGCACACAATGGTCAGCCGACGCTGGAAAATGGTGCCGGTAACTTTATTATGGGTAACGCAAACCCTAACGGAAAGGTGAACTCAGATTCCGGACGGCCTCGTAACAGTAAATCTGAATATACCTATAGTCTGGTGGGTTATAAACAATTTGGGTTTAAGCATAAAGTGGCGGCCAACATTTCATATTCTAAGATGGCCAGCAATGAGAGTGCGAGCCTGATTGAAAGCCGTGGTTATGCGACGAAAGGGCTTGGACTTTCAGGGACGGTCAGCTACCAGATGTTCCCGGACGGATTAACTGGTTTTTCTCCGGTCGTGACTGTTTCCCAGGATGAATTTGGGACCACGGCTGCGCCTGAACTCCAATACTTTATTAAACCTTACATGCGTGTTTGGGCTGCACACGTATTTAACTCAAGTGGTCAGGACGTTAGTAAAGTCGAGTTCCAATTTGATTTTTAAAGGTATGTAATTCGTTTAAAAGGACAGAATATGAAAACCAATCAACTCAGAGAAATGATCTCGCATCATTTTGGTAAAGCCAAAAATTCATCAGCGGATAAGCATCCATTGTGTGCGGGAATAAATGCGGTTGCCAAAAAACAGCTTTTTAATGTTTTTTCCGTGGTAGCACTGGCTTCGACGATGACGATACCAAATATGGTTGAGGCAGCGCAGGCACAAGCAAAAGAACAACAGCAGCCGAATGTGATCGTTATCCTGCTCGATGACGTCGGTTTCTCCGATATCGGCGCTTATGGTTCCGAGATAAAAACGCCAAATATTGATGCTTTGGCTGAAGCGGGGATTCGTTATAATCGTTTTGATACCAATGCCATGAGTGGGCCGACTCGTGCTTCGTTACTGACGGGGCGAAACGCGCAAACGGTTCATATGGAAGATCTACCGCCCAAACACATCCCCGGTCTTATGCCGGCTCCTGGTCCGGCTAAAGATGTGCCATTGGGGAGCGGCCCGGCCAACAGTGGTGAATTGCCTCTGAATGCCCAGACAGTGGCAGATGCTTTCCGTTCTGATGGTTATGCGACTTACGTCTTGGGGAAATGGCATCTGGCTCCAGAGTATGCAGAGGGGAACAAGTGGCGTGATCGTGAATTCTGGCCCTTGAAAAAAGGCTTCGATTATTACTATGGCTTTATCAGTGGTCACGCTGATCAATGGCATCCTAAGTTGATGGAAAATAACGATAAGATCCCAACACCCCAAATGCCGGGTTACCACTTGTCTGTGGATCTGACTGATCATGCTATCCATCTGATGGATGAGCACAATCCCAAACCGAAGTTCCTGTATTTCGCCCTAGGGGCTGCACACGCACCTTTGCATGTACCCAAATCATATATTAACGCGTACAAAGGTCAGTATGATATGGGCTGGGATAAACTGCGTGAGCAACGGTTTAAGCGTCAGAAAGCGCTTGGCATTATCCCGGCAAATACAGTACTGCCGAAACGGGAGAAAGGTGATCTGGCCTGGGCTTCTCTGACTGCTCAGCAAAAACGAGTCTATGCTCGGTTTATGGAAACGTATGCTGGCTTTCTCACCCATACGGATGAACAGATTGGTCGTCTGATTCAGCATTTGAAAGATACCGGTCAATACGACAATACGATGATTGTATTTGCGTCAGATAATGGTGCCGCTTCGGAAGGTACGCAGAAAGGGGGCTTCTATCAACCCTATATGGATAAAACGACGGTTGAACAAATGGATGCCGATCTGGATAAAGCGGGTGGTCCGGAAACTTATATGTTGTATCAGCGTCCTTGGGCATGGGCTGGTGCTACACCATTTCGTCGTTACAAATTGTGGCCATTTGCTGGTGGTGTGAGAACACCGCTTATCATCTCATGGCCTGGGCATGTGACTGATCCGGGGTCGATTCGCCATCAGTATGTCAATCTGATTGATTTGGGACCCACAATGCTTGAGGCTGCGGGGACCCAATTTGCTGATAAAGTCGATGGTGTTAAACAAATTCCGGTGGCAGGTAAATCAATGTTATCGACTTTGACCGACAAAAGTGCGAAAACCCGCAATGTTCAGTTTTTCGAAATGCGTGGTCAGCGTGCTATTACGAAGGGGAAATGGAAGGCAATTGCGATGCACAAACTCGGTACCGAATTTGCTGATGACCAATGGGCTCTGTTTGACACTGAAGCTGATTTTTCAGAGTCGAATAACCTCGCGAACAAGTATCCGAAAAAAGTGGCAGAGCTGAAAAAACTGTGGTGGTCAGAAGCCAACAAGTACAGTGATCCTGCAGTCATCAGGCCGTTTAAGTTGTTGTACCAGTTCAACCATATGGATGATGCATTCGGTGATTAATCCTCAAGCATAAAATATATGTCAAGCGAGTTTACCGGGGGAGCACCTCGGTAAACTCAGTATTTCAGGGATATTGTCCTGATATTGATGCAATCAATACGAGCAGATTCATTGCCCAACAATTTTCACGATGTATCAAGCTATATTGGTTTTAGAACGAGGATTGGTTTTAGAACGAGGCTTCAATTTAACAAACATCACCAGATTACCGGACAGAATCAGCACTAACCCCACCATGGCGGTTTCCGTCCAGATATAACCTTCAAATAGCGTCGATATCGATAAAGCAACTAACGGGAATAAGATGGTCGCATAAGCCGCCGCCCCGGTCCCGATACGCCCCACAAGAGCAAAGTAAGTACCAAAACCAATCACGCTACCAAAGATGGCCAAATAGAATAAAGCACTGATATAGCTCACCGTTGTTTCAAGGGTGAAATGCGTGCGGGTGACAACAATGATCAGTAACATGGTCAGCGCGCCATAGAGCATCGCATACGCATTGGTGGACAACACATCGAGCCCTCTTTTTTGATGGCGGGCACTGATAATATTACCGATCGAAAAGCCGTAGGTGCCCAGTAAGCACAAACCGATACCGGTCAGTGTTGCTGTATCAAAATCATTGGCTAATAACGTCTCCCAGAAGAGACAAATGATGCCGACAATACCGATAAAACTGGCAAAGGCGAGCCGATAGGTAATCCGCTGGCCGAGAAAGAGCACGCCATTGATTGCGTTAAACACAATCGCCATTGAGAATAAAACCGATTCTAACCCACTGTTGATATAGTGATTGGCGGCATAAAAACATAAGAAGTTAAAGCAGAAGACGCATAATCCTTGCAGCAGACAAAAGAGATGATCGCGTCGCCTGATGGATTGCAGTTTCCCTGAAAATTTCAAGATGCCAATCAATAAACAGGCAGCAATTGCAAAGCGATAAAAAACCGAAACCATCGCTGGTACTTCGCCTGTTTGTAGCGCAATCGCAAACCAAGTTGTCCCCCAGATGAGGACGGTCATGATATATAGTGAACCGTTGATCATATAATTGTATTCATCTTAACTGTTGTGGTGAGACCATTTTAACGGCGTTGTCATCATGGGGATTACAGCGGCTTGCTGATGATTTACATATTCTTGCGGATTTCTGCGGATGGTCTCGCCGGGATGGGTTTACTTGCCCTCATGATCCCCCATACACTAGAGGCTGTTGACCTTTCGTGATGGTTTTTACAGCAATTTGTCGCTCATTTATCCAGCGTTAGGTTTAAGGATTTTAAGGATGATATACCGGAGAAGATGAGCCATGTCTAAGCCGTACCGGATGATGGAATGTTTGCAGCAGTATCAGGCAGAGCAGTTAGATACCACGATTCTGGAGAATGGGATCGGGATGTCATCTTGGTATAATCAACATGCGCTCGTTGATGTCGATTCCCCGGATCACCATACATTGAGTTTATATATCAAGGATGGTTACCAGTCTTTCCTGAAAACCCCGCATGGCTGGCGTAACGGTGGGCGGCCTGATCGGCTGTGTTTAATGCCTAAAGATTACTCGTCTGTGTGGGATATTCGTGGGGCAATATCGTTTGTTCATTTCTATTTTACAGACCAGCATTTAAGCGATGTGGCGGAATCGGTCTGGGACAAGAGCCCATATGGGTTAAGTATTGATGAACGCATCTTTGCCGATGATCCGCAAATCACCACGCTATATCGACAATTTCTATTGAATCTGAGTTGGCATGATTCGGCTGACCGCTTAGCACTGAGTTCAGCGTCAACCTTGTTATTAACCCACTTAGTGCGCCACTACACCAATTTTAAATGGCATCCGCTCCCCGTCACTGGTGGGCTTGCGCCTTTCCAGCTTGCCAGAGTCAAAGGCTATATTGACGCGAATCTGAGTGCCAATATACAACTCTCGGATTTGGCGGCAGTCGCAAATTTAAGTGAATATCATTTTGCCCGGATGTTTAAACAGTCTGCCGGACTGACACCCCATCAATATGTGATGCAACAGCGCTTACTGTTGGCGAAAACACTGCTGAAGAAAACCGATCTATCTTTAGTCACCATCGCTTTACAGTGTGGTTTCAGTTCATCGGGGCACTTTTCCAATCGATTTAAACTTGCCAGCGGGTGTACCCCAAGCCAATATCGACAAAATTATATAACCCGGTAATCAAGACTGAAGCGTGGATTGCTCTGCCACCGGTCTGGTGTCGATGCCCCACGGAGGCAGGGCGTTTGAGCACGGGTGACTTAATAGTTGATGGTTTTCTTAACCGGTGACGTCTTGACCTGTGACAAGGTTGCCATCAGGGCGGAGAGCTCAGGCAACAGCTTGGCGTGGCTCGGCGTATCATCCTGATCCAGCCAAATCAGCTTACCAATGTTCATCGGTTGCGCTTTCCGGGCTAACGTTTCAAGTTCGGGCAAATATTCCGCACCGGGGTGGCCTTTGCGCCGATAGGGCAGACGCTGCTTATAACGTTCAACGACGGTCTCCGGCGACACTTGGTTCCACACTTCTATCACATGGTGAACATCGGATTGTTCGACATACTGGAGCAGTTCTTCTCTGGGGCGGAAACCAAACCAGGCATCAACCACGTAAACACATTCGTCCGGGGCCTGGGCTATCGTATTCCAAATCACTTGATAAGCGGCCTGACCGAGTTTGCGGTTGAGTTTGCGGTCCACATCGTGATACAGCCCCATAAACGGCTCTTTAATGGTATCGATCGACAGATAGGGACAGGTGAAATAGTCGGCAATTTGAGCTGCCGTCGTGCTTTTGCCTGAAGCTGGAATTCCATTAACAAGAATGACAGTTTTCATAGTAAATTCAGCACCTCTTCTTTCGTGGTCGCGTGTTTTAATTGCGCTCGCGTTTTTTCATCACTGAGTCGCTCAAAAATCGGTCGTAGTCCCTGTTCAATATGACTGTGACCATCTAAAGCACATAACATGATAATCAGATCAACCTCAGGACTTGATTGAATAGTAATCGGGTGTTTGAGTGTCACTAAACTAAAACCGAGCCGATTCACGCCGTCCTCGGGTCGCGCATGGGGCAGGGCAAACCGTTCGTCTTCGAATACGTAATAAGGGCCGGTTTCTTCAGTTGTTGCTTTAATCGCATTTAAATAAGAGAGATCAATAAATTGATGCTCTAACAGTGGACGGGCTGCAATATCGAGTGCATCTCGCCAGTCTTTCGCCTCCACTTGTAATTGGATCGCATCGGCTTCAACTAAAAGCTCTTTCAGCATAATGTTTCCTTCTCAGAAATTTTTTCGCGCCGTATTTCTCAGCTCATTCATTTTGTTAAACACATCGTTGACGCTATCTTTGTATGACGGAACTTGCGCATAAACTGAGGCTGCTTGGGTGTATTTCACCAACAGCATTTGCCGGAGTGCGACATCATCCGGTTGTGCGGCATAGCGCTCTTCCAGTTGCAGAATGTCTTGATGAATCGCATCGGCCTGACTTTGGGTGACCTGCTTGTCTGCATGACTATCTGTATGATTGGCGAATAACTTTTTCAAAAATTGCATACGTGCCCCCTCAATTGCCCCGCCGCAGCGGGGCTGTAAGCCATATCATTGATTTAAGAGAATAAGCGCATTTTTTCAGCGATGACCTCTCTGACTGCTTTGCGCGCCGGAATAAAGAACTTACGCACCGAGTCATCGACTTTACCGCTTGAGAACGTATCCTGGCAGTGTCTGACCCACTGAACATTCATCTCGGTGCCGACGTTGACTTTATCCATGCCGTGACGGATGACATAACGCATATCTTCATCACTGACCCCGGTGCCGCCATGGAGAACCAGTGATTTGTCTACGGCTTGATGGATCTCTGCCAGCAGTGCGTGCTGAATATTGGTTTTAGCCGTGTAGGAACCATGTACCGTCCCGATGCTAACCGCCAGCATATCGACATCCGCCTGACTGACAAACTCTGTGGCCTCTGACACTGAAGTAAAGGCGATATCACTCTCTGCGACGGCCTTACCATCTTCGGCACCACCAATGGCGCCTAATTCGGCCTCGACAGTGACATTGAACTGACGGGCGTAGTCAATAACGATATTGGTATTGGCGATATTTTCGCTGAGCGGCAAATGAGAGCCATCGTACATCACACTACTGAAACCACTGTCGATGGACTTTTTGATGTCATCGATATTGGAGCAGTGATCCAGATGTAAACAGGTCGGCACATCGTGTGCTTTCGCCAAAGCTTTGATGGAAGCCACCAGTAACTCACGACCTAAATACTCCGCAGTCCCGGTTGAAATTTGGAGCATCAATGGTGAATTGGTATCGAGTGCTGCTTCGAAATATGCGGGAAGCATTTCAATACAGTGGACGTTAAATGACCCCACCGCATGAAAACCACGCTGTTGTGCAATGGGCAAGAGTTGTTTGAAATTAAGCAGTTTCATTGGTGATATCCTTGTTATCTTCAGAGCGAGAAAGAGATTTGTTCACGAAATAGGTAATCGCGATGACAAACACGATGAACGTCACGACAAATCCCCAGTTGCCGTTAAAGGCGTTGCCGAGCAGCAGACCGGATGAAATGACATCGGAGTCACTGAAGGTCACACCGACAAATCCATAGGTTTCAAGTAATGGGATGAGGATTGCGGGCAAGAAGGTGATAAACAAACCGTGGACCACACCACCGATGATTGCGCCACGTCTGCCGCCCATCGCGTTACCGAAAATGCCAGCCGTACCACCGGCGAAGAAGTTGGTTAATAATCCCGGCAGAATCATGGCGAGTCCGAATACTGGGAACAGGAGCATCCCAATCACAGTGCCCACCGTGGTAGATAAGAAACCTAAGATGACGGCATTGGGGGCATAGGGAAACAGCACCGGACAATCTAACGCAGGTTTCGCATTCGGCACCAAACGCATCGCGATGCCCTGAAACGCAGGAACTAACTCTTGCAGCAATAAGCGGACCCCGGAGTACAGGACAAATACGCCGGCGACAAAAACCATCGCCTGCATGAACGCATACATTAGGTAATTCATTCCATTTGAGTATTTCGCAATGTATTCCGGACCAGCGGCTAATGCCGGGATGAGGTACATCGGGATCATCACGACAGCCATCGACAGATAGGTGTCATTCAAGAAAGAGAATGCTTTCGGCAGTTGGATGTCTTCGGTTGATTTGGAGTTTTTGCCGACTACTTTCGCCACTGCGGCTTGCACCATATAACCAATGGTACAGAAATGCCCCAGTGCGATACTGTCGTTGCCTGTAATACGCCGTACCACAGGTTGTGCAATAGCGGGCATTGCGACAGCCATAATGCCACCGAAGATCCCACCGGTCAGAATCAGGGGGAGTCCGGTTAGTCCGGCTTTATAGCCAATGACTGCGCCAATGGTACTCATCCATAGCAGCGCCTGACCGGTGAGAAATATATATTTCCATGGTGTGAATCGGGCAATCAGTATATTGGTGGCGAATATGACGATGAGCGTTAAAGCCACTTCACTGCCTAACTGTTTATTAGCAACACCGGCAATGGCGGCAACATCAGTAATATAGCCCGTCATCCCGAAGCCCGTAGTAAATATTTGGTTTAAAAAGGTGAGGGTTTCGACAATAATATTAATACCAGCCATCATGACTAAAAAGCCAAGCATGGTTTTAAATGTACCTTCAAAAATTTTACCGTAGGTTTTTTTCTGTAATATCAAACCGATCATGGCAATAAATGCAATCAGTATTGATGCCTGACCTAATAAGTCTTTTACAATAAATTCGAAAAAGGCGCTCATAATATGTGCTCCATTTTTAATCAGTAGGGTGCCATAGCTTAATTTTTAATTAAGCTATGTTTGGGGGTTATATCAATAAAATAAATAGAGAAATATTATTAATGATTAAAGAATTTATTTAATTTCTCTTCCATTTCATGACTGTCTGTAAATTTTTGGATAGTAATTATCTTTTCTGCATCCTCAGGAGAGGCGCTTGCTTTTATTGCGTCGGAGAATGAACTTGAGGTAATAATCGCATCAGGTTTTAATGCTAAAACTTCTGATACCGTTGTATGATTTAAACTAAAATCAATACCGAGTTTTTCCAGTATCGGTTTGGCTGTCATTTCTAACGCAAAACTAGAGCCCAAACCACAACCGCATACACACCATATATTATAAGTCATGAGTTAATCCTTCTTCATGTTCTACCTTTCATCACGTTATGTTTTCATATAATTTCTAATTGTTTTGCTAGTTTAAAATAGTGGCCTTCCTTATCAATTGTCCGGTTTTGCATTGTGTTGAGGTCCACCGGTATTGGTTTATTGCTGGCGTTGATGACAATGACTTTGTTTGCCATACCACTTTTTATACAACGTACGACTTCGCTGGCAGCAATCGTACCTTGATAAATCTCTTCCGTTGTCGGGTTGCCATTTCTTAAACCAAAACCTAATGTTGTTTTTCTGATTCGGATACCAATTAAAGGTTCTAGTTGTTCTGCAACCGTATCAATCGATCCTTGAAATCCCGGGGTATATTCATGGGTATAACTTTCGGCACATAAAATAATCACACTATTTTGAATCGCTAATTTATCTTTGACTCGGTTGGCTAATTCTTCAGTCGGAATCATATATTCAGGAATCAGTGCAAAGTCAGCATTCGATTTTATTGCCGACTGGAGTGTTAATTCCCCGCAATATGCACCAAGCACTTCAACCATAAATACCCGATTCGGCAGTGCCCGACCGGTATTCCTTAATTTTGTGACTTCATGTAATACTTCTTCACAGGCGGTTGAAAATCCAATCGTATATTCAGAGCCTTCTAGATCATTATCCACCGTCATGCCGACGCCAAAACAGTTCACCCCATATTGACTAAGTTTATGGAGAAACTTCATCGATCCGTCACCGCCAGCTAAAATAAGCACAGATATTTTTTCTTTCTTCAAACGACTCGCAATCAAATCATACTCTTTGGGATTTAAATATCGTTCTGAACGCCCCGATGAAATAATCGGCATTGAAGAAATCGAGTAATCAATCAAATCGCGATAGCTGATATCGATCTTGCTACCGTTCAGCAATCCGTAGATACCGCCATTAAAAATAGTGATATCCGCACCGGACAGTCTAGCCACCTGAAATATAAAGTTATTGATACCGGCGCCATCTCCGCCACTAATCACGATACCAATTTTCATAGGTTTCTCCTTATTTTGTTATGGTTTGATTATTAAACACTCAATAAGGCTATGTTGTGATCAAGATCGACAAAAATTAGATCAAAAAACAATCTATGAATAAAAGAGATCTCAATCACAGGGTTTTATTGTGAGTTAAATCACATAAATATTTTATTTGTTATTTAATTGTTAAAATTGGTGATGGGTGAATATAAGTAGAGTGAGAAGTGTATTTGATTCATGTGTGTCAGGTTGATCTATATCCAATCAATTTTTTACCTACGAATAGAAAGTGGAGGTCTTTGTACCTTAAAAACATTATTTCGACAGTAAACCTCATGTGTAACCCCAAGTGATATCAGGCTGTTAAGCTTAAATTTACCTTCATAATATGAACCATGGGCATATGGATAGTATTGATTACTTCAATAT contains these protein-coding regions:
- a CDS encoding PTS sugar transporter subunit IIC; its protein translation is MSAFFEFIVKDLLGQASILIAFIAMIGLILQKKTYGKIFEGTFKTMLGFLVMMAGINIIVETLTFLNQIFTTGFGMTGYITDVAAIAGVANKQLGSEVALTLIVIFATNILIARFTPWKYIFLTGQALLWMSTIGAVIGYKAGLTGLPLILTGGIFGGIMAVAMPAIAQPVVRRITGNDSIALGHFCTIGYMVQAAVAKVVGKNSKSTEDIQLPKAFSFLNDTYLSMAVVMIPMYLIPALAAGPEYIAKYSNGMNYLMYAFMQAMVFVAGVFVLYSGVRLLLQELVPAFQGIAMRLVPNAKPALDCPVLFPYAPNAVILGFLSTTVGTVIGMLLFPVFGLAMILPGLLTNFFAGGTAGIFGNAMGGRRGAIIGGVVHGLFITFLPAILIPLLETYGFVGVTFSDSDVISSGLLLGNAFNGNWGFVVTFIVFVIAITYFVNKSLSRSEDNKDITNETA
- a CDS encoding PTS sugar transporter subunit IIB, yielding MTYNIWCVCGCGLGSSFALEMTAKPILEKLGIDFSLNHTTVSEVLALKPDAIITSSSFSDAIKASASPEDAEKIITIQKFTDSHEMEEKLNKFFNH
- a CDS encoding 6-phosphofructokinase, with the protein product MKIGIVISGGDGAGINNFIFQVARLSGADITIFNGGIYGLLNGSKIDISYRDLIDYSISSMPIISSGRSERYLNPKEYDLIASRLKKEKISVLILAGGDGSMKFLHKLSQYGVNCFGVGMTVDNDLEGSEYTIGFSTACEEVLHEVTKLRNTGRALPNRVFMVEVLGAYCGELTLQSAIKSNADFALIPEYMIPTEELANRVKDKLAIQNSVIILCAESYTHEYTPGFQGSIDTVAEQLEPLIGIRIRKTTLGFGLRNGNPTTEEIYQGTIAASEVVRCIKSGMANKVIVINASNKPIPVDLNTMQNRTIDKEGHYFKLAKQLEII